One Passer domesticus isolate bPasDom1 chromosome 29, bPasDom1.hap1, whole genome shotgun sequence DNA window includes the following coding sequences:
- the LOC135287412 gene encoding zinc finger protein 239-like: MHILEPAKLGNLCDIGLPKLQGLKTSGVYSCQQRCSKHVTIVTRLDNVMSLSWSTLITHQSSHTGEQPYECGKCGKSFRTSSDLIYHHRSHTGERPYKCGQCGKSFSHSSHLIRHMGIHTGERPYECGQCGKSFSESSNLIRHWRIHTGERPYKCEECGKSFCERANLTVHQRSHTGKRPYECDKCSKRFQTSSSLLQHQRIHTEERPFRCPDCSKGFRHKCNLVTHQRIHTGERPYECPQCGKSFSQRSALTQHQCSQH; encoded by the coding sequence ATGCACATACTTGAGCCGGCCAAACTCGGCAATCTGTGTGACATCGGTCTGCCAAAGCTCCAAGGCCTTAAGACATCTGGGGTTTACTCCTGCCAGCAAAGGTGCAGCAAGCATGTGACAATCGTCACACGACTCGACAATGTCATGAGCCTCAGTTGGTCCACCCTGATTACCCACCAGAGCAGCCACACAGGAGAAcagccctacgagtgtgggaagtgtgggaagagcttcaggacGAGCTCTGATCTGATCTACCACCAcaggagccacactggggaacgaCCCTACAAGTGTGGgcaatgtgggaagagcttcagccacagctcccacctgatccGCCACATGGGAATCCACACTGGGGAGcggccctatgagtgtgggcaatgtgggaagagcttcagtgAGAGCTCCAACCTGATCCGCCACTGGAGAATCCACACGGGAGAACGGCCTTACAAGTgtgaggagtgtgggaagagcttctgtGAGCGTGCCAACTTGACTGTCcaccagaggagccacactgggaaACGGCCCTATGAGTGTGACAAATGCAgcaagaggtttcagaccagctccagtctcctccagcaccagcgcattcacacagaggagaggcccttccgctgcccagACTGCAGCAAGGGCTTTAGGCACAAGTGCAACCTCGTCACtcaccagcgcatccacaccggggagaggccctacgagtgtccccagtgtgggaagagcttctcacAGAGGTCAGCCTTGACCCAACACCAATGCAGCCAGCACTGA